Proteins encoded within one genomic window of Calonectris borealis chromosome 1, bCalBor7.hap1.2, whole genome shotgun sequence:
- the CRY1 gene encoding cryptochrome-1 isoform X2: MGVNAVHWFRKGLRLHDNPALRECIQGADTVRCVYILDPWFAGSSNVGINRWRFLLQCLEDLDANLRKLNSRLFVIRGQPADVFPRLFKEWNIAKLSIEYDSEPFGKERDAAIKKLASEAGVEVIVRISHTLYDLDKIIELNGGQPPLTYKRFQTLISRMEPLEMPVETITPEVMEKCTTPVSDDHDEKYGVPSLEELGFDTDGLPSAVWPGGETEALTRLERHLERKAWVANFERPRMNANSLLASPTGLSPYLRFGCLSCRLFYFKLTDLYKKVKKNSSPPLSLYGQLLWREFFYTAATNNPRFDKMEGNPICVQIPWDRNPEALAKWAEGRTGFPWIDAIMTQLRQEGWIHHLARHAVACFLTRGDLWISWEEGMKVFEELLLDADWSVNAGSWMWLSCSSFFQQFFHCYCPVGFGRRTDPNGDYIRRYLPVLRGFPAKYIYDPWNAPESVQKAAKCIIGVNYPKPMVNHAEASRLNIERMKQIYQQLSRYRGLGLLATVPSNPNGNGNGGLMGYSPGESISGCGSTGAQLGTGDGHTVVQPCALGDSHTGASGIQQQGYCQASSILHYAHGDNQQSHLLQAGRTAVGTGISAGKRPNPEEETQSVGPKVQRQSTN; encoded by the exons ATGGGGGTGAACGCCGTGCACTGGTTCCGCAAGGGGCTGCGGCTCCACGACAACCCGGCGCTGCGGGAGTGCATCCAGGGCGCCGACACGGTCCGCTGCGTCTACATCCTGGACCCCTGGTTCGCCGGCTCGTCCAACGTGGGCATCAACAGGTGGCG ATTCTTGCTTCAGTGTCTTGAGGATCTTGATGCCAATCTACGGAAACTGAATTCACGTTTGTTTGTTATTCGTGGACAGCCAGCAGATGTTTTCCCCAGACTTTTTAAG GAATGGAATATTGCAAAACTTTCTATTGAATATGATTCTGAACCATTTGGGAAGGAAAGAGATGCAGCGATTAAGAAGCTGGCTAGTGAAGCTGGAGTGGAGGTCATTGTTCGAATTTCCCATACATTATATGACCTAGACAA AATAATAGAATTAAATGGAGGACAGCCTCCTCTTACTTACAAGCGATTCCAGACCCTAATTAGTAGAATGGAACCACTGGAGATGCCAGTGGAGACTATAACCCCAGAAGTAATGGAAAAATGTACTACTCCAGTTTCTGATGACCATGATGAGAAATACGGTGTCCCATCACTGGAAGAGCTAG gttttgacaCAGATGGTCTGCCTTCTGCAGTATGGCCAGGGGGAGAAACAGAAGCTCTCACACGATTGGAAAGACATTTAGAACGAAAG gcttGGGTAGCAAACTTTGAAAGGCCACGAATGAATGCAAATTCCCTTCTGGCAAGCCCTACAGGGCTTAGTCCCTACCTCCGCTTTGGCTGTTTGTCCTGTCGTCTCTTTTATTTCAAGTTGACGGATCTATACAAAAAG GTAAAAAAGAAcagctcccctcccctctccctctatGGCCAGCTGTTATGGCGTGAATTTTTCTACACAGCAGCGACTAACAATCCACGGTTTGATAAAATGGAGGGGAATCCTATCTGTGTTCAAATTCCATGGGATAGGAATCCTGAGGCTTTGGCCAAGTGGGCAGAAGGCAGGACAGGTTTTCCTTGGATTGATGCAATTATGACACAGCTTCGTCAAGAAGGTTGGATTCACCATTTAGCCCGGCATGCTGTAGCATGCTTTTTGACTCGAGGTGACCTCTGGATTAGCTGGGAAGAAGGAATGAAG GTCTTTGAAGAGCTCTTACTTGATGCAGATTGGAGTGTGAATGCTGGAAGCTGGATGTGGCTATCCTGTAGTTCCTTCTTTCAGCAGTTTTTTCACTGCTACTGTCCAGTGGGTTTTGGCAGAAGAACTGACCCAAATGGGGATTATATCAG acgttATTTGCCAGTACTTAGAGGTTTCCCTGCAAAATACATCTATGATCCTTGGAATGCCCCAGAGAGCGTCCAGAAGGCTGCAAAATGTATTATAGGAGTTAATTATCCCAAACCAATGGTAAATCATGCAGAGGCAAGCCGTCTGAATATTGAGAGGATGAAACAAATCTACCAGCAGCTTTCACGATACAGAGGACTGG GTCTTCTTGCAACAGTGCCTTCTAAtccaaatggaaatggaaatggtgGCCTCATGGGCTATTCACCAGGAGAAAGCATTTCTGGCTGTGGTAGTACAG gAGCTCAGCTGGGAACTGGTGATGGTCATACAGTTGTTCAGCCATGTGCCCTGGGAGACTCGCATACAGGAGCAAGTGGAATTCAGCAGCAAG GTTACTGTCAAGCAAGTAGTATCTTACACTATGCTCATGGAGACAATCAGCAATCACACTTATTGCAAGCAG GAAGAACAGCCGTTGGTACTGGCATTAGTGCAGGGAAACGCCCAAATCCAGAAGAAGAAACTCAGAGCGTTGGACCAAAAGTCCAGCGACAGAGCACAAATTAA
- the CRY1 gene encoding cryptochrome-1 isoform X4, producing the protein MGVNAVHWFRKGLRLHDNPALRECIQGADTVRCVYILDPWFAGSSNVGINRWRFLLQCLEDLDANLRKLNSRLFVIRGQPADVFPRLFKEWNIAKLSIEYDSEPFGKERDAAIKKLASEAGVEVIVRISHTLYDLDKIIELNGGQPPLTYKRFQTLISRMEPLEMPVETITPEVMEKCTTPVSDDHDEKYGVPSLEELGFDTDGLPSAVWPGGETEALTRLERHLERKAWVANFERPRMNANSLLASPTGLSPYLRFGCLSCRLFYFKLTDLYKKVFEELLLDADWSVNAGSWMWLSCSSFFQQFFHCYCPVGFGRRTDPNGDYIRRYLPVLRGFPAKYIYDPWNAPESVQKAAKCIIGVNYPKPMVNHAEASRLNIERMKQIYQQLSRYRGLGLLATVPSNPNGNGNGGLMGYSPGESISGCGSTGAQLGTGDGHTVVQPCALGDSHTGASGIQQQGYCQASSILHYAHGDNQQSHLLQAGRTAVGTGISAGKRPNPEEETQSVGPKVQRQSTN; encoded by the exons ATGGGGGTGAACGCCGTGCACTGGTTCCGCAAGGGGCTGCGGCTCCACGACAACCCGGCGCTGCGGGAGTGCATCCAGGGCGCCGACACGGTCCGCTGCGTCTACATCCTGGACCCCTGGTTCGCCGGCTCGTCCAACGTGGGCATCAACAGGTGGCG ATTCTTGCTTCAGTGTCTTGAGGATCTTGATGCCAATCTACGGAAACTGAATTCACGTTTGTTTGTTATTCGTGGACAGCCAGCAGATGTTTTCCCCAGACTTTTTAAG GAATGGAATATTGCAAAACTTTCTATTGAATATGATTCTGAACCATTTGGGAAGGAAAGAGATGCAGCGATTAAGAAGCTGGCTAGTGAAGCTGGAGTGGAGGTCATTGTTCGAATTTCCCATACATTATATGACCTAGACAA AATAATAGAATTAAATGGAGGACAGCCTCCTCTTACTTACAAGCGATTCCAGACCCTAATTAGTAGAATGGAACCACTGGAGATGCCAGTGGAGACTATAACCCCAGAAGTAATGGAAAAATGTACTACTCCAGTTTCTGATGACCATGATGAGAAATACGGTGTCCCATCACTGGAAGAGCTAG gttttgacaCAGATGGTCTGCCTTCTGCAGTATGGCCAGGGGGAGAAACAGAAGCTCTCACACGATTGGAAAGACATTTAGAACGAAAG gcttGGGTAGCAAACTTTGAAAGGCCACGAATGAATGCAAATTCCCTTCTGGCAAGCCCTACAGGGCTTAGTCCCTACCTCCGCTTTGGCTGTTTGTCCTGTCGTCTCTTTTATTTCAAGTTGACGGATCTATACAAAAAG GTCTTTGAAGAGCTCTTACTTGATGCAGATTGGAGTGTGAATGCTGGAAGCTGGATGTGGCTATCCTGTAGTTCCTTCTTTCAGCAGTTTTTTCACTGCTACTGTCCAGTGGGTTTTGGCAGAAGAACTGACCCAAATGGGGATTATATCAG acgttATTTGCCAGTACTTAGAGGTTTCCCTGCAAAATACATCTATGATCCTTGGAATGCCCCAGAGAGCGTCCAGAAGGCTGCAAAATGTATTATAGGAGTTAATTATCCCAAACCAATGGTAAATCATGCAGAGGCAAGCCGTCTGAATATTGAGAGGATGAAACAAATCTACCAGCAGCTTTCACGATACAGAGGACTGG GTCTTCTTGCAACAGTGCCTTCTAAtccaaatggaaatggaaatggtgGCCTCATGGGCTATTCACCAGGAGAAAGCATTTCTGGCTGTGGTAGTACAG gAGCTCAGCTGGGAACTGGTGATGGTCATACAGTTGTTCAGCCATGTGCCCTGGGAGACTCGCATACAGGAGCAAGTGGAATTCAGCAGCAAG GTTACTGTCAAGCAAGTAGTATCTTACACTATGCTCATGGAGACAATCAGCAATCACACTTATTGCAAGCAG GAAGAACAGCCGTTGGTACTGGCATTAGTGCAGGGAAACGCCCAAATCCAGAAGAAGAAACTCAGAGCGTTGGACCAAAAGTCCAGCGACAGAGCACAAATTAA